The Pagrus major chromosome 5, Pma_NU_1.0 genomic sequence gctctgtagtctggtggtatggcagtggatacttctgtatcactTGCCAGATGCAGCACGGTGAACAGACTGGCTGCGATGGAGACATATCGCTTCACTGATGTTCTGCAGATGTGTActaatgatgttctgggcagatttaatcacctgctgtgtACGATCCCTGctagtttgtgatgttttttagGTGTTTCCATTCCAAGATGTTTTCTAATGCTCCTCTGAAAAAGCTAAGAAGAACTTGGCACCGAACTTTAACTTTCTTAAGTTTCCTCAAGAAATACTGTTGTTTCTGAGCTTTCTTTACCAGGGTGGAGACGTGTGATGAACATGCAGGTTTTCTGTGATGCTGATtctcacctgctccacctcagttCCACCGATGTATACAGGAGTTGCTTCTTTTTTCCTtaactcaacaatcagctccttggttttgcgatgaagcagtagattgttctatgtgcaccactctgcaagattgttgatttcttCCCGGTATGAACTCTCATCATTGTTTGAAATCCAGCTGATGATGGTGGCGCTGTTTGCAAACTTCTCACTTGGGTTCTcatgtctgggagtgcagtcatggatGTACAGCATGAACAGCAGGGGACTGAACACATCCCAGGGGAGCTGCGGTGTTAAGCCCTACATTGAAGGAGGAGTGACTGACAACCAGCGTGGTTGGCAAAATGTGACACTGCCATAGTGAACTGGAAGGGTCTATTACACACTTTTGCATGGCACCTGGTTGGGTTAAGTTAGCTGTCACTGCTCTTATAGCACCATTATTAGGTATAGCAGACAGCTATTTTCAGGTGGTCTGGTATCCTTCTAGATCTTTCAAACCCTCAGGCTGGGAATCACTGCTATAAAATCTGGTCTGTCTGTTCTGGTCAAAGGTTGATAGATGTGTATATAGACACACAGATGTATTACCTGTTTTGCATCTACAGTTTGAGTACTCTTTCAGCGGACTGTATAAACCATGTTTTTTGGAAACGAGGCGAGACCTTCAGCAGCCTTATCAAATGCGCCAAATTACATTTCCCATGTTTCATGACAGTGTGAGCCAACGCTTAATGTTAGGACCTTCCTGCTCTCcaacaaaacactttttaagTGCCCCTGGGATGACAATGGGAATGCAGAGTTTTTCCGACCAATCATGGGAACCTGAGGATCGGCCTGTATTTCCTGGAATGCAGCCCATTtggaaagagatggagggaacACAGGATGTCCTGAGCACAGTGTCCCACAACACACTGCAGTGGAGAGGACAGAGCTTGGCTGGTTGGccggagctggtggaggagttGTTCACAGGGATTTTCTCCACATCACCACTTCCCCTGTTGAATATGCTAGCGTGATGGAGTGGGATTCCCTACTCAGGTTTTCCATTACACCTGTCCTaccattgttttctcttttcatgtcAAATATGACCTGACCTGTCTAATAGCCCTGGGTATGTGtgggagggttagggttaccctCAAAGCCTAAAGTACATTATATCTAAATCAATATTGGGTTGCCTGGATATGCCAGTTACTATTAAAGATTTGTCTTGCATTAATTTTGACAGATTGACATTTCTTCCTGAGGTCACATGCTCAGCAATTAGACTGTTTAAACACTCTGTCACTATGTCATAACAACAAACCAgccacctcctccctctggacACTCTCCAGTCATCTTGAGAGGAGAGCTGATGATATCACTGCGTGGGCGGGGGCATGTGTGTCTATAAGTACCAGCTCTGCACAGGGAAACCTCTCTATGAAGTAGACTGGACCTGAGATACTGTAGGAGAGCAGGAAAGAACAGACGGGTGTACTTCTTAGTGCACAGACTCTGAACCgtggatacatttttatacTGGAGCTGAAAAAAGACTTCTCTCCTCTAGGACTCTGGACAATCTATCTGGACAACTTCTACATCTAAAATCCTTTCTTCCTTTTGAAGGTTTTAACAGTTTTGTccttttgtctgtctgctgtaatCAGGATGCTTAGCCCTGTGACTTTGCAGCAGATCATTTCCACCTTCTTTGTACTCGGTTGCGCTGCAGTGATGGTGAGTTGCTGTTACTTGTGTCCACTTGCTTTCTGTTTGATATATTTCATAGTATGTAGCTATTTTTGGATTAACAGCAATTTTATACATttgatatttatcttttaaaatcacatcTATCAACTGTTACACATGCtgacctgacctctgaccctgttCCTCAGGCAGCGGGCGACTGCCCAGCTGATTGCTCCTGCAACCCCTCGCCCCCCCTGTGCCAGCCGGGCGTCAGCTGGGTGACTGACCACTGTGGCTGCTGTAAAGTTTGTGCTCGCCAATTCAATGAGGACTGCAGTGCCACTGAACCTTGTGATCACATCAAGGGGCTGCGCTGCCATCTGGGGGCTGGAGGAGACCCTGAGAGAGGACTGTGTCGAGGTGAGGGGCGACAAGCAGGCTGAGCAAAGGCACATTATTAAATTGAGTTGATAAGATTAGTTTTTTGGATGGTGGGCATCTTCTCGAAAGTCAATCCTGCGTGTagtgaaacattaaacatgaataaaaatcaaaaacgcAGCTACAGCATTGTGCCAAGAAAGTAGATCAGGGATACAAATCTAAGTGGTCACCAGATAACTAAATGgatgaaaacaataaatctgttgattttgtttatattctttTGACTTTTCTCTTAATTCTACTGGTGTTCCTTGTGAAATACTGCATGACTTCATCTAGGCACaatcagagaagaaaagaaaatcactccCTGGGTGGACAGTTCACATGTCATGGGGAGTCACAAGTggacattcattcattttaaggGTCCCTGGGCCAAAAGGCTCCAAAACTGCAGAACTAGATAATGTCACTTAATGAGGAAAGGCCTCCAGTAAAAATCACATGGCAAAGAACCAGTTATCATCAataatttacatatttgtcatttaaaggaGCGCTCTAATGATTTTATGTATGCTGATCAGTTTACTTGGTGTACTACTGGGAAGTATGGCTCAGCCTGTGGAAACAGTTTTATAAGGTCttttgtggctctggaggagctctTAAAAGTTAGAGAAAATACccctggtgatgtcatcagggttatttttgGAGAATACAAAACTGTGTAAAATGCTTTTCAAACAGGTGGTATGAGCATTTTCCAGGCAGGAAGGCTCTAATGAAAAAGGTGCTATGAGGTTGTATTATGGAAAGTGAAGAATCCAGTGGTGAGACTAACCTATAGTAGGGACTGACAGATATTTCTGCCACTAATGTAGACCATTCTTGTTTAATATTGAATTGCAATACAAAATCACTGGCATACCCCTTTAAGAAACATCACGAAATCTTCCCTTtgagaaaatatatttcttcGCTCAGTTTCATCCCACAGGTTTTAATGTATTAGTTGCGTACAGATGCAAGTTTCCTACTGTGTCCTTCTATGAAGATCAAGTCTGTCCTCACAGCTCTGGTTCCTGTTATTTGTTGACAGCTGAGGCCCAGGGTTTGCCTTGCGAGTTCAGCGGCAGGGTGTACCAGCACGGCGAGGACTTCCAGCCCAACTGCCAGCACCAGTGCACATGCATGGACGGAGTGGTGGGCTGCATGCCCCTCTGTCCTCACCAAGTGCCACTGCCCGACTGGCGCTGCTCATGGCCCCGTCTGACTAGGCCCGAGGGCGGCTGCTGCGAGGAATGGGTGTGTGACGACGACAACCACATCAATGAGGAGCCAGACAAGCTGACACACACCTCCCCGCCAGACAGCCAACCCCTTCCCAACCACATCAGTGTCCTACTGCAGGCCCAGCTTCAGCCTCAGCACCCAGCTGCCACCAGAGGGGCCACATTCAGAGGTAAACATCGCAGGGAATCTCAGTAATGCATTTCCTGATGCCCTACACGAACACTAAAAATGGTCTGAAGTCAAAATCATTGGAATATTTTCCATAATATTATACAAGCACATGATTAAACAAATTCTATGAAAAATGGCTTggaattcatttaaatattcgcaattttttttattacttgaTTAATATAACAACGAATTCACCCAAAATCACACTTgtcatttaatatttcaatCATCTTCAATCATAATCAACACCTAATAATCAAAAAATAGCCCAGTTTTAACTGGTAATCTGTGTAATGGTGGGGACAAAAAGTAAACAGGACTTAAATTAACATTGGATCAGGCATTGTGGTGAAAAACACAGgttttttctattcattttctctgttttccgTCTGGGCTGCAGGGagttccacaaaaaaaaaaaggcagcggCAAAAAAGTTGAACTCgactcaacttttggagaaatgcAGGCCGACGTCACGTTGTGATGACCAATCACATAAACTGGCGATCAGCAGgacatgttatttagcatggagAAATATTACAGAGGGaccacaacagacatttctcagTGTAGCGTTAAGTTTCAGCTTCACTTTGGTTCGGTCTTGTCCCCGAGTTTAAAACACAGCGATGATCTGTCTCATCCTGGTTGTTTgctgttattaatgttataaGCTTCTGCTTCAAATGCTCGAGTAGTAGAACTGCTTACATCCTCCACGTAGACGGACGTTACgtaaatcaacacatttttgtaatCAATTACGTCGATTACGTCGACGTGTTGCACCACCCCTAGTGATTATTGATATCTGGTGCAATCCATTACTCCAACGTTTCATTAGAAATTCATACTTTTCCGATTCCAGATTTTACTTCTGTTTAGGcatctctttaaaaaaacaaacaaacaaaaaaaacagacaatcgTAGATATTTAACCTAagtgtctttttcattttttaatttagccCCGCTGGTTACCTTGCTGGTGAAAAGGTTATGGCGCCATTCAAACTGTAGGATGTTGTCTCCCGGGGAGCAtgtatttaaaaagtttaatctagagaaaaaatcagtttt encodes the following:
- the ccn1l2 gene encoding cellular communication network factor 1, like 2, giving the protein MLSPVTLQQIISTFFVLGCAAVMAAGDCPADCSCNPSPPLCQPGVSWVTDHCGCCKVCARQFNEDCSATEPCDHIKGLRCHLGAGGDPERGLCRAEAQGLPCEFSGRVYQHGEDFQPNCQHQCTCMDGVVGCMPLCPHQVPLPDWRCSWPRLTRPEGGCCEEWVCDDDNHINEEPDKLTHTSPPDSQPLPNHISVLLQAQLQPQHPAATRGATFREMASFPMSEVLLEHSCFPQTTEWTECSTTCGMGISSRVTNNNPDCRLVRETRLCQIRHCELQLPVATKKGKKCQRTVRSKEPVRITFAGCSTAQLYRPRSCGTCTDDRCCTPSLSRTVKLRFHCSDGEGFYRNVMWIQRCSCSTSCRILSGPSSPSVSLHNDIHIFRH